From the Harpia harpyja isolate bHarHar1 chromosome 16, bHarHar1 primary haplotype, whole genome shotgun sequence genome, one window contains:
- the LOC128152403 gene encoding medium-chain specific acyl-CoA dehydrogenase, mitochondrial-like — protein sequence MCNAICNGISVLSGIYIRNGICICYGISNAICTISSLCNDNFCSNGVCISTCTCSGFSKGICSGISISTGISIFNRMFTCNAICNRICTRNGICSVHLKLLLQCVTEPRAGSDVAGIKRKAEKKGDEYVINGQKMWNHKRWYFLLACTNPDPKAPASKAFTGFIVEANSSGIQIGRKEMNMGQRCSDTRGIVFEDVEFPKENVLIAEGAGFKITMGLFDKTRPPVAAGAVGLAKRALNEATKYALERKTFGKPIVEHQAVSFMLAEIAMKVELARMAYQRAAWEVNAGRRSTYYTSIANAFVGDFANQVATDAVQIFGGNGFNTEYPVEKLMRDAKIYQVTSVYLEGLDWFVQISTCGL from the exons ATGTGCAATGCCATTTGCAATGGTATCTCCGTCTTAAGTGGCATCTACATCCGCAATGGTATCTGCATCTGCTATGGCATCAGCAATGCTATCTGCACCATCAGTAGCCTCTGCAATGATAACTTCTGCAGCAACGGTGTCTGCATATCTACCTGCACCTGCAGTGGCTTCTCCAAGGGTATCTGCAGTGGCATCAGCATCTCCACTGGGATCTCCATCTTCAATCGTATGTTCACCTGCAATGCTATCTGCAATCGTATTTGCACCCGCAATGGCATCTGCAGTG TTCACTTAAAACTTTTATTACAG TGTGTAACAGAGCCCAGAGCAGGCTCTGATGTGGCTGGTAtaaaaagaaaggctgagaagaaAGGAGATGAATATGTTATTAATGGCCAGAAGATGTGGAATCACAAACGGTG GTATTTTTTGCTAGCTTGTACCAATCCAGATCCAAAAGCTCCTGCAAGCAAAGCCTTTACTGGATTCATTGTGGAAGCAAACAGCTCTGGAATCCAAATTGGAAGAAAG GAAATGAATATGGGTCAGCGCTGCTCTGATACCAGAGGTATTGTCTTTGAAGATGTAgaatttccaaaagaaaatgtattgatagctgagggagctggctttAAAATCACAATGGGACTTTTTGATAAGACCAGACCACCT GTAGCAGCTGGTGCTGTTGGGTTAGCAAAAAGAGCACTCAATGAAGCTACTAAATATGCTTTGGAGAGGAAAACCTTCGGGAAACCAATTGTTGAA CACCAAGCGGTGTCTTTCATGCTTGCTGAAATTGCAATGAAAGTGGAACTGGCTAGGATGGCTTACCAAAGAGCTGCATGGGAAGTCAATGCTGGTCGCAGGAGTACCTACTACACTTCCATTGCAAATGCATTCGTGGGTGACTTTGCAAACCAAGTAGCTACGGACGCAGTGCAGATTTTTGGAGGAAATGGATTTAATACTGAATATCCTGTAGAAAAACTCATGAGAGATGCTAAAATCTACCAG gtcacctcagtgtacctggaaGGTCTCGACTGGTttgttcaaatttcaacctgcggcctctag